In Parvivirga hydrogeniphila, one genomic interval encodes:
- the pstB gene encoding phosphate ABC transporter ATP-binding protein PstB translates to MSDTLDCAASPAVEGAAPEVKITVRDLDFYYGDFHALTGISCDIKARSVTAFIGPSGCGKSTFLRCLNRMNDLIPGTRVDGTVLLDGQDVYGPGVDPVDLRRRVGMIFQQPNPFPMSIYDNVAYGPRLHGVKKKSELDDIVRESLERANLWKEVKDILDRGGLTLSGGQQQRLCIARVLAVQPDVLLMDEPCSAIDPTSVQKIEDLMAELKSSVTIIIVTHNMQQAARTSDETAFFLQERSGEPAVLVEFGRTADIFTSPKDKRTEDYITGRFG, encoded by the coding sequence ATGAGCGACACGCTCGATTGTGCGGCTTCGCCTGCGGTCGAGGGGGCCGCCCCTGAGGTCAAGATCACCGTTCGCGACCTCGACTTCTACTACGGGGACTTCCACGCGCTCACGGGCATCTCGTGCGACATCAAGGCGCGTTCGGTGACGGCGTTCATCGGACCGTCAGGCTGCGGGAAGTCGACGTTCCTGCGCTGCTTGAACCGGATGAACGACCTCATCCCCGGTACGCGCGTCGACGGCACGGTGCTCCTCGACGGGCAGGACGTCTACGGTCCCGGGGTCGATCCCGTCGACCTGAGGCGCCGGGTAGGCATGATCTTCCAGCAGCCGAACCCGTTCCCGATGAGCATCTACGACAACGTCGCGTACGGGCCTCGGCTGCACGGCGTGAAGAAGAAGTCGGAGCTCGACGACATCGTGCGCGAGTCGCTGGAACGCGCCAACCTCTGGAAGGAAGTCAAAGACATCCTCGACCGCGGCGGGCTCACCCTCTCCGGCGGCCAGCAGCAGCGTCTGTGCATCGCGCGCGTGCTCGCGGTGCAGCCGGACGTCCTTCTCATGGACGAGCCGTGCTCGGCCATCGATCCGACGAGCGTCCAGAAGATCGAGGACCTGATGGCGGAGCTCAAGTCGTCCGTCACCATCATCATCGTCACGCACAACATGCAGCAGGCGGCGCGCACGAGCGATGAGACGGCGTTCTTCTTGCAGGAACGCTCGGGAGAGCCGGCGGTGCTGGTCGAGTTCGGCAGGACGGCCGACATCTTCACCAGCCCCAAGGACAAGCGGACTGAGGACTACATCACCGGCCGGTTCGGCTAA
- the pstA gene encoding phosphate ABC transporter permease PstA encodes MKRDAKNLTNTLALAAFWVAGITTVVVLFAVIGYVFINGARQISPEFIFTEPHGVNAEGGIWPTIVATLYVTGLAMLLVTPVAVLAAVYLAEYAVQGRLVRTIRFAADTLASVPSIVMGLFGLALFVESMGLGFSVISGALALSFLMLPIVMRTTEEAIRAVPKYIRWGSYGLGASKWQTVSRVVLPAAASRIITGIILAAGRAVGETAVVIFTMGTMINTPILPTDPGRSMTVHLYQLSMEGINMPAAFGTALLLMAMVLAFNLSARWLLRRNRRMQG; translated from the coding sequence CGCTCGCCCTCGCGGCGTTCTGGGTCGCTGGCATCACGACCGTCGTCGTGCTGTTCGCCGTGATCGGCTACGTGTTCATCAACGGAGCGAGGCAGATAAGCCCCGAGTTCATCTTCACGGAACCGCACGGCGTGAACGCTGAGGGCGGCATCTGGCCGACCATCGTCGCGACGCTGTACGTCACCGGGCTGGCGATGCTGCTCGTGACCCCGGTCGCCGTGCTCGCGGCGGTCTACCTCGCGGAGTACGCGGTGCAGGGCAGGCTCGTGCGGACGATCCGGTTCGCGGCAGACACGCTCGCGAGCGTGCCGTCCATCGTCATGGGCCTGTTCGGCCTCGCGCTGTTCGTGGAGTCCATGGGGCTTGGCTTCTCGGTGATATCAGGCGCGCTCGCGCTCTCGTTCCTCATGCTGCCGATCGTCATGCGCACCACCGAGGAGGCCATCCGTGCCGTGCCGAAGTACATCCGGTGGGGCTCGTACGGGCTCGGCGCGAGCAAGTGGCAGACGGTGAGCCGCGTGGTGCTGCCTGCGGCGGCGTCCCGGATCATCACCGGCATCATCCTCGCCGCCGGGCGGGCGGTCGGCGAGACCGCCGTCGTGATCTTCACCATGGGGACGATGATCAACACGCCGATCCTGCCGACCGACCCCGGGCGGTCGATGACCGTCCACCTGTACCAGCTTTCCATGGAGGGCATCAACATGCCTGCCGCCTTCGGCACGGCGCTGCTCCTGATGGCGATGGTGCTCGCGTTCAATCTCTCCGCGCGGTGGCTGCTGCGTAGGAACAGGAGGATGCAAGGATGA
- the phoU gene encoding phosphate signaling complex protein PhoU, which yields MMREGFRKELKDLKANVLAIGHDIVDVTRDAVRALVEGDVELAQRVIDGDSDIDARCLGIEERSLEIIATQFPVARDLRLLHSLAYIAMHFERMADLAVNIAKAARRTAGRQGPQTLYDLIQAQGNLVQRVLQAMLEALEKNDLEMSRKLQDLDEPIDHLFKQFFRELARLQDEEDIEWGSSMVLASRYLERIADHAVDIGERITYMVTGHFASCEDDEA from the coding sequence ATGATGCGAGAAGGATTCCGCAAGGAGCTGAAAGACCTCAAGGCGAACGTCCTCGCCATCGGTCACGACATCGTGGATGTGACGCGCGACGCGGTCCGGGCGCTCGTGGAGGGCGACGTCGAGCTCGCGCAGCGCGTCATCGATGGCGACAGCGACATCGATGCGCGGTGCCTCGGGATCGAAGAGCGCTCGCTCGAGATCATCGCGACGCAGTTCCCCGTGGCGCGCGACCTGCGCCTGCTCCACTCGCTGGCGTACATCGCGATGCACTTCGAGCGCATGGCAGACCTCGCGGTGAACATCGCGAAGGCGGCGCGCCGGACGGCCGGCCGTCAGGGGCCGCAGACGCTGTACGACCTGATCCAGGCGCAGGGCAACCTCGTCCAGCGCGTGCTCCAGGCGATGCTCGAGGCGCTGGAGAAGAACGACCTGGAGATGTCGCGCAAGCTCCAGGACCTCGACGAGCCGATCGATCATCTCTTCAAGCAGTTCTTCCGGGAGTTGGCGCGGTTGCAGGACGAGGAAGACATCGAATGGGGCTCGTCGATGGTGCTGGCGTCGCGCTACCTCGAGCGGATCGCCGACCACGCCGTGGACATCGGCGAGCGCATCACGTACATGGTGACCGGCCACTTCGCGTCATGCGAAGACGACGAGGCCTGA
- a CDS encoding cell division protein SepF, whose translation MGLWDSIKARLGLGDEDEYYDDYYAEDEDEEADGLDVPAVRSPYEAEARTGVRRLQREPDLDRARGYGARTASVEPLPTTSVRAVPQVKMQIVEPRSFSEAQSIADKFKSGQPVIMNLTTAEPELARRLIDFASGLTYGLNGGLQKVSEKVFMLTPANVDVSAAQRKELRDRGLFDSGV comes from the coding sequence GTGGGACTCTGGGATTCGATAAAGGCCCGGCTGGGCCTCGGCGATGAAGACGAGTACTACGACGACTACTACGCCGAGGACGAAGACGAAGAGGCCGACGGCCTCGACGTGCCGGCGGTGCGCAGCCCGTACGAGGCCGAGGCTCGCACCGGCGTGCGCCGGTTGCAGCGCGAGCCGGACCTGGACCGCGCCCGCGGCTACGGTGCGCGGACCGCGTCGGTCGAGCCCCTGCCGACGACGAGCGTGCGGGCGGTGCCGCAGGTCAAGATGCAGATCGTCGAGCCGCGCTCCTTCTCTGAGGCGCAGTCCATCGCGGACAAGTTCAAGAGCGGCCAGCCCGTGATCATGAACCTCACGACGGCCGAGCCGGAGCTCGCTCGGCGCCTCATCGACTTCGCGAGCGGTCTCACGTACGGCCTGAACGGCGGCCTGCAGAAGGTCTCGGAGAAGGTCTTCATGCTCACGCCCGCGAACGTGGACGTCTCGGCTGCGCAGCGCAAGGAACTGCGCGATCGCGGCCTGTTCGACTCGGGGGTGTAG
- a CDS encoding YggS family pyridoxal phosphate-dependent enzyme, whose translation MSVIAERYRAVRRAVADAADAAGRDPDDITIVAVTKNVGVAEIRQAIAAGIRDFGENRVQEFLGKYGLFPDVRWHFIGTLQSNKVKDVVGRAVLIHSVDSVDLLARIDRIASERGVVQPVLLQVNVSGEATKHGFAPEEVEDALKAAAEMGSVRVDGLMTIAPLARPEQVRWVFRGLADLFASLSALRFNGTEMHELSMGMTNDFRVAIEEGATIVRVGRAIFGK comes from the coding sequence GTGAGCGTGATAGCCGAGCGATACCGAGCGGTCCGGAGGGCCGTGGCTGACGCTGCTGATGCGGCGGGGAGGGACCCCGACGACATCACGATCGTCGCCGTCACGAAGAACGTCGGCGTCGCGGAGATCAGGCAGGCCATCGCGGCCGGCATCCGGGACTTCGGGGAGAACCGCGTCCAGGAGTTCTTGGGCAAGTACGGGCTGTTCCCCGACGTCCGGTGGCACTTCATCGGCACGCTGCAGTCGAACAAGGTCAAAGATGTCGTCGGACGTGCCGTCCTCATCCACTCCGTGGACTCGGTGGACCTGCTCGCGCGCATCGACCGTATCGCCTCCGAACGTGGTGTGGTGCAGCCGGTGCTCCTTCAGGTGAACGTCTCCGGCGAAGCGACGAAACACGGGTTTGCGCCCGAAGAGGTCGAAGACGCGCTCAAGGCCGCCGCGGAGATGGGCTCCGTTCGGGTGGACGGGCTCATGACCATCGCGCCGCTCGCTCGACCGGAACAGGTGCGCTGGGTGTTCCGCGGGCTCGCGGACCTCTTTGCCTCTCTGTCCGCGTTGCGGTTCAATGGCACCGAGATGCACGAGCTGTCGATGGGGATGACCAACGACTTCCGCGTCGCGATCGAAGAAGGCGCGACCATCGTCCGTGTCGGCAGGGCCATATTCGGCAAGTGA
- the proC gene encoding pyrroline-5-carboxylate reductase, with translation MGFGRIAIIGGGRMGEAIVAGLLASGAARPEEISVAEPNEDRRTVFESHDLVAVPDGHEIVRDADIVILAVKPQVIDAVLAHLADEVPREAIVVSIAAGVETRRIEALLPAGVAVVRVMPNTPAMVGAGMSVVCGGAAASDQAVETVRSLFEALGTAIVLDERYFDVATAISGSGPAYVALVADALARAGVAQGLSKDVALALALQTIKGTAELIERTGSHPEALIDAVASPGGTTIAAVQVLEERAVRAAFGEAVAAAVRRAREL, from the coding sequence GTGGGTTTCGGACGTATCGCCATCATCGGCGGTGGCCGCATGGGGGAAGCGATCGTCGCTGGCCTGCTCGCCTCGGGCGCTGCTCGCCCAGAAGAGATCTCGGTCGCTGAGCCGAACGAAGACCGCAGGACGGTCTTCGAGTCGCACGATCTCGTGGCCGTCCCGGACGGTCACGAGATCGTGCGAGACGCAGACATCGTGATTCTCGCCGTCAAGCCGCAGGTCATCGACGCGGTGCTCGCACACCTTGCAGACGAGGTCCCTCGGGAGGCGATCGTGGTCTCCATCGCAGCGGGCGTGGAGACCCGCCGGATCGAGGCGCTGCTGCCGGCCGGCGTCGCGGTGGTGCGCGTGATGCCGAACACGCCCGCCATGGTCGGCGCTGGCATGAGCGTGGTGTGCGGCGGCGCTGCCGCGAGCGACCAGGCGGTCGAGACGGTGCGGTCGCTGTTCGAGGCCCTCGGTACGGCCATCGTGCTTGACGAACGCTACTTCGACGTCGCCACCGCGATCTCAGGGTCGGGGCCGGCGTACGTCGCGCTCGTCGCCGACGCGCTCGCGCGTGCGGGCGTCGCGCAAGGGCTGTCCAAGGACGTCGCGCTCGCGCTCGCGTTGCAGACGATCAAGGGGACGGCCGAGCTCATCGAACGGACAGGATCGCACCCCGAGGCGCTCATCGACGCGGTGGCGAGCCCGGGCGGGACGACGATCGCGGCTGTGCAGGTGCTCGAGGAGCGTGCGGTGCGCGCGGCGTTCGGCGAAGCGGTGGCGGCTGCGGTGCGCCGTGCGCGGGAGCTCTGA
- a CDS encoding YggT family protein: MLGIVDSLVSFYSTLIIVYVLMSWFRPTGVFYDVYRVLGQLCEPYIGVFRRIVPPVGSIDFSPFVALLTLKYLIRPILVRLVLQVS; the protein is encoded by the coding sequence GTGCTCGGGATCGTCGATTCGCTCGTGAGCTTCTACTCGACGCTCATCATCGTGTACGTCTTGATGTCCTGGTTCCGGCCGACGGGGGTGTTCTACGACGTCTACCGCGTGCTCGGACAGCTGTGCGAGCCGTACATCGGCGTCTTCCGCCGGATCGTGCCGCCCGTCGGCTCCATCGACTTCTCGCCGTTTGTTGCGCTGCTCACGCTGAAGTACCTCATCCGGCCGATATTGGTTAGACTGGTCCTGCAGGTCTCGTAG